From a region of the Triticum aestivum cultivar Chinese Spring chromosome 7D, IWGSC CS RefSeq v2.1, whole genome shotgun sequence genome:
- the LOC123169971 gene encoding phosphoglucan, water dikinase, chloroplastic, with protein sequence MASLDPSLATAAARPRLAAPPPSSASAAALLLPRAGALLPGRRRLSGRFSCRAGSAASEITKEKSRADPSKSGSVLLQVCLEHQVKYGEHVGIIGSAKELGAWKQHVELDWTQDGWVCQLELPSEALVEFKFVIVSKGGNDKTWEGGDNRAIQLPKGGTLDIACNWDKTEEPLGPSGTPKVDRAPKHVVPQTAGDVSAASSAPGTDSSSFGGQWQGSEAVFMRSNEHGNKSSDRMWDTAGLGGMALKLVEGDKSSKNWWQKLDLVRRLVSEPVDDQSRLEALICSAIYLKWIYTGQISCSEDGGHYRPNKHAEISRQIFRELEKMYYTKGISPEDVLVIRKIHPCLPSFKSEFTATVPLTRIRDIAHRNDIPHELKQEIKHTIQNKLHRSAGPEDLVATEAMLTRITKNPGEYNGAFVEQFQIFYSELKDFFNAGSLFEQLESIKESLNDSGLEALSSFVKTKQSLDQVDAANIQVVMKTLQSLSSLRSVLMKGLESGLRNDATDAGIAMRQKWRLCEIGLEDYSFVLLSRYINGLEGSGGSASLAQCVAGNTSVWDDTLDALIIGVNQVSFSGWKPEECIAIGNELLSWKEGLCESEGSEDGKYIWALRLKATLDRARRLTEEYSEALLSVFPENVKVLGNALGIPENSVRTYTEAEIRAGVIFQVSKLCTVLLKAVRVVIGSSGWDVLVPGVAHGALIQVERIIPGSLPSSIKGPVVLLVNKADGDEEVKAAGDNIVGVILLQELPHLSHLGVRARQEQVVFVTCEDDEKIADMRLLEGKHVRLGASSSDVELSVSDGNVSDISSEPAIIQKPSNSFSSPLATDELSNVSEPKSYTSGENGSSSVLELAEASVESSGAKAKACGTLSVLASLSNKVYNDQGIPAAFKVPSGAVLPFGSMEDALKKSGSLESFTSLLDKIETAEIENGELDTLSSELQAIVSLLSPTEEAIKSLKIIFPEDGRLIVRSSANVEDLAGMSAAGLYESIPNVSLSDPTNFGSAVARVWASLYTRRAILSRRVAGVPQGDAKMAVLVQEMLEPELSFVLHTVSPSDHDTRVVEAEVAPGLGETLAAGTRGTPWRLSCDKFDTDVATLAFANFSEEMRVLSSGPTDGEVVKLTVDYSTKPLSVDRTFRQKFGQRLAAVGQYLEQRFGSAQDVEGCMVGEDIYIVQSRPQPL encoded by the exons ATGGCGTCGCTCGACCCCtcgctcgccaccgccgccgccaggccGCGCCTCGCCGCTCCCCCGCCGTCCTCCGCGTCCGCGGCCGCGCTGCTGCTGCCGCGGGCCGGCGCCCTCCTCCCGGGGAGACGGAGGCTGAGCGGCAGGTTCTCGTGCCGCGCCGGATCCGCCGCCTCGGAGAT AACAAAGGAGAAAAGCAGAGCAGATCCTTCAAAGTCGGGTTCGGTGCTGCTCCAGGTTTGTTTAGAGCACCAGGTTAAGTATGGTGAGCATGTTGGTATCATAGGTTCGGCAAAGGAGCTTGGGGCATGGAAGCAACACGTCGAACTGGATTGGACACAGGATGGCTGGGTCTGCCAGCTGGAGCTCCCCAGCGAAGCACTTGTGGAGTTCAAGTTTGTGATAGTTTCGAAAGGAGGAAATGACAAGACATGGGAGGGTGGTGACAACCGTGCCATTCAGCTGCCAAAAGGTGGTACACTTGATATAGCGTGCAACTGGGATAAGACAGAAGAGCCTTTAGGTCCTTCGGGAACACCAAAGGTtgatagagcacccaaacatgttGTTCCACAAACGGCTGGAGATGTTTCAGCTGCCAGTTCAGCGCCGGGGACTGACTCGAGCTCATTTGGTGGGCAATGGCAAGGCAGCGAAGCTGTTTTCATGAGGTCAAATGAGCATGGGAATAAGTCGAGTGACAGGATGTGGGATACAGCCGGGCTTGGTGGAATGGCACTGAAATTGGTTGAGGGTGATAAATCGTCTAAGAACTGGTGGCAGAAG TTAGATCTTGTTCGCCGGCTTGTGTCAGAACCTGTTGATGACCAAAGTAGATTGGAGGCTCTTATATGCTCTGCTATTTATTTGAAG TGGATTTATACAGGTCAGATATCTTGTTCCGAAGATGGCGGTCATTACCGACCCAACAAACATGCTGAGATATCGAGGCAAATTTTCCGTGAACTTGAAAAGATGTACTACACAAAAGGCATATCACCTGAG GATGTGCTTGTGATTCGCAAGATTCATCCTTGTTTACCTTCCTTTAAGTCAGAGTTTACTGCCACTGTCCCTCTAACACGAATTCGTGATATTGCTCATCGCAATGACATCCCACATGAGCTCAAG CAAGAAATCAAGCATACCATACAAAACAAGCTTCACCGAAGTGCTGGCCCTGAGGATCTTGTTGCTACAGAAGCCATGCTTACTAGGATTACAAAGAACCCTGGAGAATACAATGGAGCTTTTGTCGAACAATTCCAAATATTTTATAGCGAACTAAAAGACTTCTTTAATGCCGGCAG CCTGTTTGAACAACTGGAATCCATCAAGGAATCTTTGAATGATTCTGGCTTAGAAGCACTGTCATCATTTGTCAAAACCAAACAG AGTTTGGACCAAGTGGATGCTGCGAACATTCAAGTTGTGATGAAGACCTTGCAGTCATTGTCTTCATTGAGATCAGTTCTAATGAAGGGCCTTGAAAGTGGCCTTAGAAATGATGCGACTGATGCCGGTATAGCAATGCGACAAAAG TGGCGCCTTTGTGAGATTGGTCTTGAGGATTATTCTTTTGTTTTGTTAAGCAG ATATATCAATGGTCTTGAAGGTTCAGGTGGATCAGCTTCACTTGCACAATGTGTGGCTGGAAATACAAGTGTATGGGACGATACCCTTGATGCCCTTATTATTGGCGTCAATCAAGTTAGCTTTTCAGGTTGGAAGCCAGAGGAATGCATTGCTATAGGGAATGAGCTTCTTTCTTGGAAGGAAGGTCTATGTGAAAGTGAAG GCAGTGAAGACGGCAAGTATATTTGGGCACTAAGACTTAAAGCTACACTTGATAGAGCAAGGAGATTAACGGAAGAGTATTCTGAAGCACTTCTTTCTGTATTCCCTGAAAATGTCAAG GTCCTTGGGAATGCCCTTGGAATACCAGAGAACAGTGTGAGAACTTACACTGAGGCTGAAATTCGTGCTGG TGTTATTTTTCAGGTCTCCAAACTTTGCACTGTACTTTTGAAAGCTGTTCGAGTAGTAATTGGATCGTCCGGCTGGGATGTTCTTGTTCCTGGAGTAGCCCATGGAGCCCTGATACAG GTAGAAAGAATCATTCCTGGATCATTGCCTTCATCCATCAAAGGACCTGTGGTTCTACTTGTAAATAAGGCTGATGGAGATGAAGAG GTTAAAGCTGCTGGCGATAATATAGTGGGTGTTATTCTTCTACAAGAGTTACCTCACCTATCACATCTTGGTGTTAGAGCTCGTCAA GAGCAAGTTGTATTTGTAACTTGTGAAGATGATGAGAAAATTGCAGATATGAGGTTGCTTGAGGGAAAACATGTCAG GTTGGGAGCATCATCCAGTGATGTTGAGTTGTCAGTTTCAGATGGAAATGTCAGCGACATATCTTCAGAGCCAGCCATTATACAGAAACCATCAAATTCGTTCTCTTCACCACTGGCTACAGACGAGTTGTCGAACGTGTCTGAG CCCAAAAGCTATACTTCAGGCGAAAATGGTAGTTCCAGTGTTCTGGAGCTTGCAGAAGCATCAGTTGAATCATCTGGTGCTAAAGCTAAAGCTTGTGGAACTCTTTCTGTGCTGGCCTCACTGTCAAATAAAG TTTACAACGATCAAGGAATTCCAGCAGCATTCAAAGTTCCTTCTGGGGCTGTGCTTCCATTTGGATCAATGGAGGATGCCCTCAAGAAAAGTGGATCACTGGAATCGTTTACAAGCCTTCTAGACAAGATTGAGACAGCTGAAATCGAAAATGGTGAACTCGACACCCTATCATCCGAGCTACAAGCAATAGTCTCGCTACTTTCACCAACCGAAGAAGCCATCAAATCCCTGAAAATAATCTTCCCCGAGGACGGACGGCTGATCGTCAGGTCCAGCGCCAATGTGGAAGACCTGGCCGGGATGTCAGCTGCAGGGCTCTATGAGTCCATCCCCAATGTCAGCCTCTCAGACCCAACCAACTTCGGGTCCGCAGTAGCGCGGGTCTGGGCCTCCCTGTACACTCGGAGGGCCATCCTCAGCCGCCGGGTGGCTGGCGTGCCCCAGGGGGACGCCAAGATGGCCGTCCTGGTGCAGGAGATGCTGGAGCCGGAGCTCTCTTTCGTGCTCCACACCGTCAGCCCCTCAGATCACGACACCAGGGTCGTCGAGGCCGAGGTAGCTCCGGGGCTGGGCGAGACCCTCGCCGCGGGCACCCGCGGCACCCCGTGGCGTCTCTCCTGCGACAAGTTTGACACCGACGTCGCCACCCTGGCCTTCGCCAACTTCAGCGAGGAGATGCGGGTGCTCAGCTCGGGCCCCACCGACGGTGAGGTGGTGAAGCTCACCGTCGACTACAGCACGAAGCCGCTGTCCGTTGATCGGACCTTCAGGCAGAAGTTCGGGCAGCGGCTCGCCGCCGTGGGGCAGTACCTGGAGCAGAGGTTCGGGAGCGCCCAGGACGTGGAGGGCTGCATGGTCGGGGAGGACATCTACATAGTGCAGAGCAGGCCACAGCCGCTGTAG